Genomic DNA from Hypanus sabinus isolate sHypSab1 chromosome 14, sHypSab1.hap1, whole genome shotgun sequence:
TTGACAAAACAAGATGCAGCAGGCATCATTCGGAGACGCTTTTGGTCGAAAGATCTCCAGGCCCAACATGGGGCTCAATATTTTATGTGCTCAACATCAAAGGACAActttatatttacaatgtatggacaatactttctttgaaactacacacaaacttcacatctcCTGATTTGTATGCACACCACAGACATCTGATTTTAATGAATTTTTATCAACATTGTCTAGTCTGGGGTTCATGACCTTtatgaacccattgttcagagatgctctccaaattaaatccacaatacgtATTCAGATATGAATACCTGTAACCAAAGTAATTTGTTAAATGTAAATTGCTAATCCCAAAATTCCCTCTAACACCTTCGACACATCTATTCCTGGGATGTGGTTTTAGGTTTCTCTCCCTCTACTATTGATGCTCCCCTCACCcgaatctcctccatttcctgtacatctacactcaccccatcttccctctGCCGTAATAGTGATAGAGTCCCTCTTGTCCTTGCGTACTcgcccatcagcctctgcatccaacacattatcctccgcaatgTACCCCATCTGTAAAGGAAACCTACCACTaatcatatctttacctccccccaccccccccgcttTCTACAGCGATCGATCCAGTGCCATATTGGGCTGAGTCCATTACTCTCTGCACCTTCTTACACTCTTGTACAATCGAATTGCTGTGCAAGGCCATGGTACAACTACTCTTGGGTTATCCCTGTCAAGGGTAATTAGAGATGGCTAATAATTGCTGGCATTGTCAGTGATGTTCACATCCTGTGTGTGAATAAACATTTATGTGAAGTAAAATGTCAGTATCTTCTATATATTTCAGATCCCGGAGCTGAAATTATTGGAGGTCATGAAGTCAAACCGCATTCAAGACCTTATATGGCATCTCTCCAACGATATATCGGGAACAATATGTATGTTCCCTATTGCGGAGGTGCTTTGATCAGACCAAACTGGGTGCTAACTGCAGCACACTGTGAAAAGTAAGCTATGTGGTGTACGAATAAAAAAAATTTTTGTGATTAACATACAAGTACTTAGCTCCCAATCCTAGCTTTCATAAAATAAATGCTTTTACACTGTTGTCACATCTTCATTAGTATGTGTATCACCGTATTATTGGCATTTATCTTTATTAGctcttcagagatgctcttctgaacaccactgttgtaacacgtggttatctgagttactgttgacttcctgtctgcttgaaccagtctggccattctcatcttccctctctcatcaacaaagtGTTGTTGCCCACAGAACTtctactcactggatgctttttcttctttatcacaccattctctgtaaaagctAGAGAATGTTTTACCCAAAAATCTCAGGAAACCagcagatactcaaaccatcccgtctggcaccaacaaccattccacagtcaaattcacttagatcacatttcttacccattctgatatttagtctgaacaacaactgaacctcttgaccatgtctgcaaggaGTAATTTACAATGAGGTTGTCTGATGAACACTTTGAATCAATTTCAATCAGGAGTATAGTCTTGGCCCTTGTTTGGACACTGATTGGCGTTTGGAATCTGCACATTAACTACCAAATAGAATGTTGCTGAATTGTATATTTCCATAAAGTTTACTATTTGATTGTTGTTTTCCTGATGAATTTCTGTAAACTATTTTTTAAGTAAACTGCAAATAATTATCTTTATTTTCGATTGGTAACAGAACAATTGGATCAGGCCAGGTTCTTCAAGCAGTTCTTGGAGCCCATGTTTGTTCAAAGAATGAGACAAGTCAACAAAGACTGCGTATCATCAGACAGATTCCCATTACAAAATTCAACAATCTGACCATGATAGATGATATCATGCTGCTGCAAGTATGAATGTTTTTCTCATTCCTACGCAGTGTTTAAAATCTTTAATTTGCTTATTAGCAATGTTTACTTTACTGAACAACAACTGTTGAATGGCTTTTGTGACTTGGATGAGAATTATTGATTGTGGAGAATATTAGTATtggcaatgatccctcccatctgtccaacagtCTCCTTGATTTCCTTCCGTCAGGCAGGTGGTTCTATAGAAATACGACAAGAACTGTGaggatgagaaacagcttcttcccctaggcTGTCACatgactgaactccctgccaccacccaggtctcatcagttatgaagcaccagtagcacaTACTCTTTACTTTTTAACTATGcaacttattatttgttaatttaattgtggtcatattacttcatgtgttatgtgtatgaggtacagtatatgtactgtgttgtgaccTTGGTCAGGAGGAaggttgtttcgtttggctgaaTACATGAGTacgattgaatgacaataaaatgaacttgaacttgagctgTCTAAGCCTGGGCAATATCACAGTTAACTTTGTCCTTGACCTACAAAGGTTTAGAAAGTTAATTGGGTGTCTgggttcattgggctggaagggcctgttactgtgttgtgtCTTTAAACTAAATTAAATATAAACTTTAATTAAAAGTGTGACAGCTGCTAAGTCTGACTTATTGGAGTTTCATCATTAACAAAGAAAGAGTTAGAGTGAAGAACCTTCACAGTAGGATCAGTGCTTTATGACCATCATCCACACCACAATTTTCATGACGAATTATCGATTCCATCATATGAAATGAAATTGATATTTAAATTTATTGGTCATTTTTAATCTGTCCCTTTGAtcatctgaaaaaaaaagaaagtagcTTATCTGCAAAGTACAGATTTCTGGAAAACGAAATACTTAAATATATAAGCTAACAAATACCTTCAGGAGTAAAGAGATCATTCAAGATAGTCTTCACCTTTAGGATCACAAATACGTGAATTCAATGTTTTTGTGTCAACAGCTCGAGACTGATGCAAAAATCAACCAGGATGTGAATGTGCTCAACCTTCCCAAAGGAGGAATCACCGACATGAAATCTGGAACAAGGTGCACCGTGGCAGGATggggaaaaacaaaaataaacaattaCTCTGACACACTTCAAGAGGTGGAGGTCGAAGTAATTGATCGAGGAGAATGCAAAGCCATGTATGGATCTATAATAACCCAGGACATGATCTGTGTTGGTGACAGCGAAGGCAGAAAGAATGCATGTCATGTGAGTATGCTGTGTAGTAACGTTATCAGTAACATTTCTATAAAGCTACTGGATTCAAGTATAAAAACCCCAGTGATTCACTGGTGCCTTCTATAGATTGAAACTTTCAACCCTTCCTCAGTGTTATTGTGACTGACTCTTACCTGCTTTCTGAAGGGCTACTCAGTTGCATTAAAAAGTCTTCAGAATGTGGTCCAGCGTTACCCTAGGGAAGCTAAGGGAAACTAGATTAGGCCATAAATGCTACACTCACAGGTAATGTCCACATCCCCAGGcggattaaaaaaaataatgatcAGATAAGAAAATGTGTATGTGTTGATTATGGAGGAACCATTTTCTTGCATTTTCTAGGATCTCATATCCAGGCCCTGAATTTAGATGTCAACATAATTTACTATAGTTTCTCTACCAATAAACTTTGTCTACCGTCAGTGTGATGATGAAATGGGCAGATGCAAGATAACAGAGTCAATCCAGAGAAATGTAACGTATTGAAATGTCTAAAATGTAAAGAGAAATTATTCTAAATCATGTCAATTTGAAAATAAGGATCATGCTAGATCTAGTGCTGTGTCTGATCCTAACATCCAGTTGGGACAGAGTGGATCAGTCTGTCTGACACTCTGTACCCATGAGGTGCCCTGTGAGACAGGCCAAGCTCGGGACGCCGAGCAGAATCAGGAATTGGATCCTGAGGATTTGCCTCCATGAATATCCTGACAGACTTCAACAGCTCACACTGAAAAATGTCAGAGATGATTAAAAACTACACAAGCATATTTAATAAAAATTGTTTAAAGACAACTGAACATaatagcaaataattaaaaaagttaaaataaagtaaatttaacAGACCACTTCCCATTATTTAGTTGTTTCACAGATCAGTGACTCCATTCAGTGAAGGAGGTTACTGTTCTTGTGTCAACTAGTCTTGCTGAAAAGCAGGGGGTCGGGTACAAAGTGAATCTGGCCAGATGCACGAGCTGGGTTCAGTGGAGAGTCGAGTGGCAGAGTGGAGGGACAGCTACACCAGCATTTGACATCTGTTTCATTCTGAACTTCCACATTCCACCAGAATTTGAAGTCAAACTGAAGTACAGATTGCAGATGGCTGACGGTTTTCTACACAATGGCTAATTTAGGAATAAACTCCAGCCATGGGAAACATTCCATGAAAAGACTCTTTGTGAGTCCAGTTACCTACATTTGCACCTCAAGTAAACTCAAACCTCCTCGGTACAGCTGGACACGAATAATGAATTGTGatgtgatgtcaaactgacagtttGCAGTCTGTCACTTTCGCTAATTCTGCTCaattgtcaccttcatctttttttctctcttccagGGTGATTCAGGCGGCCCTTTGATATGCAACAAAATGTATACTGGGATTGTGTCCTTTGGCGAAGGATGTGCAATTGCCAAAAAGCCTGCGGTGTACACTTTACTAACAAAGAAATACATTGATTGGATTCAGGATACAATTGGTTGTCCGCTGAAGAATGCTGAAGAGCTGTACTGAGTTATCACAATCCTGCTTCACTCTGCTTTACTTACACTGATGCTCAGTTAATTGGCCTAGAGGGCCGGCTTGCCTCTATCCTTACCTTTTCTGTTTTGCATAAAATGCTACAGCAAAGTGCAATAAAAAACAATAATTATCAAATTCCTTGCCTTGTGAAATCCCTGTCCACTGATGTAAGTTATGAAAGTGAACTGAACCACATGTAGGTGACATTTTAGACTAGCAGCAGTGACTTGCTTTGCACCATAGAAATGTCGATAGTGGAGGCAATTAGATTGTGAGATAATTAGGATTTGCATTAAAATATCacagattgattgtggagtagctTTATAGAGGTTGTCGCAACTTCATGGACAGAAGGGCTGCCCGGTGCTGTGAAGTTCCTTGTTCTATCAAGTAAATATTTAACTTTGGaactgaatgctcctcttgcactACCAATGATCGAATGAGATTTACAGGAAGATGTTGTTTCCTGCTTCTCATTGCTAACTGTCACAACTCCAACAGTGACCTCAGGTCAGCTGCAGGGTCATCAGCCGGGACCACCACTCATTGATATTTCTTTCCCTTAGCCCTGGTCCATCTCCTGGTGGCACAGCAGTGACACGGGCCTCCCTGTCACCGCCTGCAGCTTCCAGTGGGGTTAGTTGGTCCCTCAGTTATGTCCTTGCTCCTCAGCCACAGCCAAAAGCTGCCCTTGTCTGCCTCTTCAGCCAGTTCTCTGGTGGGGCTCCTGAGCCTCATTCCTGTCACTGCCCTATCACAGGGTAACCTTGTCAGGGTAGATGACTGCCTCATGTCTTACACTCAGCTGCTGGGACGGAGTACTTCAGCCTCATCTGCTCATGGGCAGCCTCCACTCCTTCCTCCCATGGGACGGTTAACTCAATGAGAACCTCTGCACTGTGAGATGGAGCAGCTGCTCTTAATTTATCAATTGTCTCAGCTTAATTTGCCTAAATAACAGATGCCTAATGTCTCCATGATATCCAGATGCTTCCTTAGTTGAACGATTATCTCAACTCTCCAAATGTTTCACAGAATGGTATAAAAAGTCTAAGGAACTTTGCAATTCCCATTTCCAACCCCAGTTGTAGGTTGCACACTTTGAAGGCAGCCACTGCAGGGAAGCTGCATGATGAATGAAATCAAATTGGGACAGTTAACATGACTGAGAGTTGAAGaactgtgggagggagggaatcaGGAAGAGAGTGGGTCACTCTGAAACAGAGTTCAGAAAGATAACTgaggaacagagatgcagaacgAGTGATTGAGCAACAGATGAGTTTCAGGGTGAGACATCATTGGGAAATCAGAATGAAAGACACAGGACATGGTGATTTGGGCACTATAGGAAAGTTGtagcaaagaaccaaagtctgaAAGTGAACTGTAATCTTTATTCATCATTCTGCATTTAGAATTAGCGCAACACAAGAAAAAATGGATGAACTTCAGCCTTGATGTGCTTTTTGAACATTAAAAAAACTGCAAACATCTTATTTTTGGAACCTAATTACTTGATTTCACGATCTGTAATGACAAACCAATCTGTACTGAATTGTACAATGGTAATTCAAATGCTTTTGTCTGGCTCTATTTTTGTCAAGAGGAAATTGTCACTCATTTCTTGCTATCTCACCTGTAATATTCATAATCCTGTTAACATCTGACAGTCAGACTGTTCATGTAATTGGATTtggattggtttattgttgtcaaatgtactgaggtgcagtgaaaagcttgtactgcatactgttcatacagatcaaatcattacacatggCATTGTGATAGAACATGGTAAAGcaagaacagaatgcagaataaagtgaaacaattaCAGGGAAAGGCAGTGTAGGTAAAGATAGAAGGTGCAAGATCGTAACaaagtagactgtgaggtcaagagtctgtcTCTTTGTACCAGAGAAACATTTAATAGCCTTATAACCTCAGGGTAGAaaatgtccttgagcctggtgctacATGCTATCAGCCTTATTAAACCTCTGCCTGATGGGAACTTTAATTATgctggctggtttactgaggtaGCGAGAAGTAtggagagtccatggaggagagtcTAGTTGCtgtgatagagtcatagagaagtacagcacagaaacaaggcctTCGGCcgatctagtccatgcagaaaccATTTAAGCTACCTCGTCCCACTGAGCTGAACtgtgaccatagtcctccatacccctaccatccatgtacttatccaatcttCTCTGAAACGTTGAAATGGATCTCTCATGCACCACTGATgccgacagctcattccacacaagtgttcccttgcatttccTGTTCTCCATGAGCACCTCAtgtgttcctacttgcctatacctgctatgcacctcctttttttctcaaAACCAGGGCCTCAACATCTCTTGTAAACCAAGGATCCCTACACTTATTATCcttacattttattctgacagacgCAGACAAGCTTTTTTAACTctcaattttgtttttgaaggcctctcactttCCAAGTACAAGGATCCAGATGCAAAGGGAGGTGCTGAGTCCCAGAtcgaggagtttggagatgagtttgcttggatttATAGCATTGAAGATGGAGTTGTAAACAATAAATAATGGTCAAACCTAGTTGtatttactgtccagatgttccaggagaTGGCATTTGCTGAAGACCCTTTTCAGAAGTAGATCATTGCAGTAACAAGTTTGTCTGGGAGGATGGAGTTAATGTCCAGTAAACCTGGCCTGTCAAAGCACTTCAAGACTCTGGATGTCAGAGCCACCAGGTAATAGTCATTAAGGTAGTCAGTAAGTTGTGCATCTGATGTATTCAGAGGAAGACACTGCCTACGAGAGTTGCTCCATGATCTCATTTACAAAGTATGGGACCACTTTAGTTAGTGTGTTTGGATCTCCTCTCCACAGAGACTGATTCCAGTAACATTGGAAATGTCTTGGATCACTGCTCCTGAAATGCTCAAGGCTTCCCCACAAAGGATCAGAGAGCAGCCACAGTTGCCAAAATGTTCTGGGCAAAGTATTTTGTTGTTTACGGCCTCCCAGGAATAGTACACAGTGGTCAGGGAAGGGATTTTTGTGAGTCAGCTCCTACATGGGTTACTGAGCATGCTGGGAGCTGAGAAGTCAAGGACCACGCCGTATCACGCTCAGGGTCATCCTCAGCCTAAATGTTTCAACAGGACATTGTTAGACACGCTTAAAACTCTGGATGCCAACAAAAAGAACAAGTGGAGTCAGCATATAGAGCATTTGGTACACCATTACAACTGTACACAGATTGAAGCTACTGGCTACTTGTCATACTATTTGACTTTCAGACATGAAGCAAGATTAACGTGTATATCTGTTTTGGAGCCAACAATGAAGACTTACTGAGAAAAAGTAACTCAAAGTATGCGTCTGGCATGAAGAAAGAACCACAAAGAGCTTATAAACTAGCAGTGGTTTCTGTCACAACGGAAACAAGAGGAGATAGGATCAACAGATTAGGTTGACAGAACTGATGCCTGCAGACAGAGTGTTAATAAGAAATTTGGAGCTACCAGGTATGCATGCATTGGCCGACTGCTGTAGTGGAGAGCCAAATGCCGATTTGCCAGTTTCCCAGTGAAGCCAGAAGATGGGAATGATCCTGTCAAAATTCCCTATCAGAATCTCCTTCTTCCTTTAGGGCATGAAGTACGTGTTGACCCGGAGTCTGACACATAACTACACCTGGTAGGAGAACTCTGCACAGAAGGAGAACAGGAAGACAAACTGCTGACAATAGTGTGATTCCAGTGGAAAGACCTGAAAAGGGACCGACCACTGAATGGAATACAATCTCAGAGGATGAGGAACTGGGAGTATTGTATGATTTATATGGAAATTCCCCAAGATGTGATAAGTGATTTCTACCAGTGGACAGGCCAACATGATAATTGACAGTGAGGGCAAAATGGGCTCAAATATGATTGAGgatgaagctgaattcagtcaggGGGCTGGGGGACCTGTGTCAGAGTGACAGACAGGGTCAGGCAACCACGAGTGAACAGGAACTGTCACAGGAAGTGTCTGAGGCTGAGGAAGCTGAAGAAAAGATAAGTTCTCAGAGAGTCAAGAAGCCCCCAGACAGGCTGGCATCTGATGCATGGGATAGACAGTATTGTTTCCATCCCACAAGTGAGATCTGTTACTGCCATTTACAGAAATCACAACATTTATTTGAATATTGTGTTATTGATAATGATTTACTAAATTTTAAAGACATGTggacatgactatttttggtggggggggggggaatggaatgCCCTGTTTAAGATTTCTACTGTTctgctgtgaggtattttatttCTGCAGTTTTCCACCATGAGTTAAGCAATCACCCAGCTACTACAGAACTGAGCACCAATCCTGATGTAACAgttagactggtttaactgttaTGGGCCCTTTTAgctttatttttgtttctctgtTAACTGTTACATAAAGTtgaaaattggtaaatatacttcctATATAATTTTATGCTGTTGTACGGTCTGTCATTTCTGGGCCACTGATAgctgtgtatgggcagtatttacacagcattcactcttATTGAGATTCCTTTAATTGGGACATCCCgacgttcctgtttggttgaaccccaaatcataccaatGCGAGACgtgtattgtttatgaaaggcggCCTTTGCTCCactgagtcacgtggctgttagcagagttactAACGAGCCAAGTTGGTGTACGAGGCCTGGTGAGAGTGTTGCACTTGTAaaccctatctctaagaatcctctccagtagtcTGACCACAATTGATTCACTGGTCTGTTATTCCTTGTGTTAAACCTAGTAccattcttgaacaaaggaataacattcacCACCTTCAGAACATTTGGTTTAATTCCTGTGGCCAAAGGAAATGCAAAGGACATCAAAGAGGtgaagcaatctcttccctcacttgcAACTGAAATCTGAGGCATTTCCTGTTCGGCTTcagggacttatctatcctaaagtttttcaaaagttccagcacatccactttcttaattTTGTCATGTTCCAGCATATCAGCCTCAGATTTGTCAGGGTTCTCtcactagtgaatactgaaacaaagtattcatgaaaggcccccccccccccgccacttccTCCGATTCCTCTGATTCTTCACCTACGGTTTTCCCTTATCTATTTGCCAAGGCTTTCTCAGGTCTTCTTCTAAATTGCCTAAGTCTATTCTTAAGCTACTTCCTAGCTACCTCAAGTGAGGTTTATTGGCATTTAACTACAGACATGTATACAACATATAAAACCATGTAATGTATAGAGAAACAAGACAACTTTTCTTCGAACCAGGTTGTAAATCTCATAACACACATAACAtgtgataacttatgaaggtaaggataaaatctaaacatgaatcacacataaataacaaactgaagtgcattaatataaaatattgtaaggtatggaaccGATTAACTAGTGACGCTTTCAATATGAAGTGACCAAGTATTCagaacctaatggcatgaaaaaTTAAACTTTTTCCCATCTTGATCAttgttgtttttatgcatcatagtttcctacctgatggtagaaagtcagagaggacgctggatggatgggtgggggcTTTCATAATGCTAAGGGACCACTAATGCGGCATTCCTGATAAATGACCCAGTTGATGGAAGGGAGACCACTATGACCCGctcagctgttctcacattcTTTTGTAGGGACTTCCGGTCCGATGCTCAACAGCTCCTATTCCAGATGGAGATGTATCTTGTCAGgaagctctcaatggtgctcctgtaaaacgtAGTTCAGTTGTGGCttgggagccttgcttgcctcaatcttcttgttcagggaggtgaacTCCCTGGAACTTGGTGCATCTAACTCTCTCCACGAAGGAGCAATGTATTCGCAGAGGGCaatggttcatctgcaccttccagaagtccacaatcatttcctttgtattctccacattcaggcttagattgttcttctcacaccaatccatcAGCTGCTCCACTTCCTCCCCATACTCTGTCCTGTCATCgttcttgataaggccaaccactgcTGTGTGTTCAAATTCAGCAATTGGCTCCTTGATTTTGCCCAGTTTGATCCATCAGTTTTAGGACCACTTCCATGAGCTCACTCCCTTCTCAATCCTCTTATCTGGATGAACATTCACAGGCCTTCCCTGTTGGTGCTGCACTCTACCTGTATTATGAATCTGGTACACAGTGATTACTGTGTTTATTGTATAGTGTTTCAGGAAAGAGGAGGGAAACCCCTCTGCAGTTGCCACAAGTAGACATCTCCTATCTTGAAGAAGGTCATGGTTATGTTGTCAACAAAAGCAAAACCCTCTAGCATGTTCTTCCCTTCCCAGAAATGAAAGTTGTTATGAAATTGTACCAGAAGTTCTTCACTGTCATGTTTTAATTCCTTATTGGAATTTTATCAGCTGTCAATGCCTTCTTTTATCGATGGCTGAAAGGCCCTTTCATCCTCTGAGCAGCTGGAACACAGTAATAATTGCAGCAGATAATATTGTCGTGAGATGGACTCAAGAAAGCTTTCAAAGTGCTCCCTCAAGTGGCCAccctctcagaatcagaatcaggtttaatatcaccagcatcagTTGGGAAATtttttgtctttgcagcagcagtacaaatgAATACAGAAGAATGGaggaaaaaaacatgaattacagtaaatataagtagtgcaaaaataaaaatataaaaagtgATGAGATGGTcttcaggggttcaatgtccattcagaaatcggatcgcagaggggatgaagttgttcctgaattgttgagtgtgtgccttcaggctcctgtacctccttcctgatggtcgcaatgagaacagggcatgtcctgggtgatggatgccacctgatgaggcatcgctccttgagaTGGAGGCtcatacccatgatggagctgactaattaaACAACTCTCTGCAGGTTATTGAGATCCTGTGCAGTCCCATGCAGCCAGTTAGactgctctccacgatacatctgtagaaatttgcgagtgtctttggtgacataccaaatctcatcaaactcctaatgaaatatagccactgttgtgttttcaggctttaGGATTAGTTGTTCCCATCATGCAACACTGCACGGCTCCAGCTTTGACATCGGCGCCTGATTTAGGAAGTTCCAATGTTGACACGTACTTGTTCAGAACAGCTTCACGGGCCAACTGTTCACATTAACAGACAAAACAGACTGGGTTATAAGTATTACCACTGGCTAAATTCTATATGTTTACACTGTGGATTCATATATTGTGATCATGTTTTCTAAACAacttagtcaagtcaagtcacttttattgtcatttcgaccataactgctggtacagtactcagtaaaaatgtttttcaggaccatggtgttagatGACATAGTACAAACgtacaaaaactagattgaactgtgtaaaaaaaacacagagaaaaaaaaaaacacacaactacactagacaacagacttacccaggactgcataaaatgcacaaaacagtgcaggcattacaataaataataaacaggacaatagtgcagtaaggtgtcagtccagactctgggtattgaggtgtctgatagcgtgggggaagaaacttagatccacaatcagctctgttAAGTTTCTATCTATCGACTCAGAGAAGAAGAAACTCAATTTCCAATCAGTCACTGTGCATCTACCTGCCAATGATGCCTTTGTCATTATGATGATATAAAGCTGGATAGGttatcaaaaataaaaatgaagtgaactttaattccacttctaaAATTACACCAAGACTACCTTTACAATGAATAGGAGAGACTAACAATAgataaatgtaaaatattaccAGAATTCATGGTTTTTTCTGAGCATTATGTTGACGACTGATTCTTTCTTGGCAGGCAACAAGGGCAGGGATCTGACTTCTCTTCCTGACTCCACTAAGATCCACAGACACAAAACATTTGAACTAGACAAGGAGCTCAATGCAGGTGCCCTGTCTGGCATGTGCCAGGACTCTGCAGTAACGATGATGCAGCCACTGCCTGTG
This window encodes:
- the LOC132404493 gene encoding granzyme K-like → MEERKGGKEHQQEAMSRQEEETTMNPSLHNPLVSLIVVFLAPAYPGAEIIGGHEVKPHSRPYMASLQRYIGNNMYVPYCGGALIRPNWVLTAAHCEKTIGSGQVLQAVLGAHVCSKNETSQQRLRIIRQIPITKFNNLTMIDDIMLLQLETDAKINQDVNVLNLPKGGITDMKSGTRCTVAGWGKTKINNYSDTLQEVEVEVIDRGECKAMYGSIITQDMICVGDSEGRKNACHGDSGGPLICNKMYTGIVSFGEGCAIAKKPAVYTLLTKKYIDWIQDTIGCPLKNAEELY